In Debaryomyces hansenii CBS767 chromosome B complete sequence, one genomic interval encodes:
- a CDS encoding DEHA2B08250p (weakly similar to uniprot|Q7SFH9 Neurospora crassa NCU08642 Hypothetical protein) — protein sequence MHTAVYILLTVTKKSRLRKRLGYGKDKIYSMVSIGIARRGSGFIPAKSSPLSNRNSKMSEEYGRDDAGRKQPKVTRQPEIRRKQGEGRETGKNTGELEGKSKNNVEYSNDIDGEQDKRPGEFLDILHTFPIFKQAPESFVMKIVSQLRFKVYKPKEYVIRKGEPSESMYWIMSGTVGISDGESIQAELGRGSFFGEVGVIFNRPRTATVVTRSRVVVGVLESEALSFVLQYYPSIERKIRDEAQGRLASQDKKCKSGASRCNQNNSYAGGYRDELQTDSVLSPRFLKGFSLFQQMPTYIVEELLSYSELVKIPSFDYVFNEGDNDLDVYFIVSGKVEIINKDLNSKSGRKLTVLEPGCSFGILSFLSHLKGNKGSRRHASAISISPVELLKIQSCKLKLLCKQFSFIIDELEHESLDRTFLVTDKRTDAAPNSPPTTRLSIGFLMNENEDKWSEVSNHSQKNLRIKSSLSYSTYGPRYQNVSPISPISPVENIYSLTTQSQNINTTEQQVNTKKRKLSTEKYPLDFFEARASTESTKNEFVDHGGVKYSDAPNDKKLKLNKNENSLLSTDKSGKKILSKVFEYLTIPELMKLRIVCKQWNDILSTAPGLCNKLDLTPWNTSIDDKSLISITDFVGARPQYIDISNCFHVTDEGFTYMVNEIGISGEIKDLKMESNWEISGMAIMDLSSSIVGRHLEKIDLANCRKVRDDVLERLTGWNPSEINQTNNGSKEDDKMSDVGCKNLKIIDVGYCKHLTDKIMYHISQNANTRLESLNLTRCTTITDQGFEHWNKRSFPNLKKLSLKDCTFLTDKSIISIANSANNLEILDLKFCCALSDVSIDMLCLGCPKLKHLDLSFCGSAVSDFSLVAISLHLRFLERIILKGCIRVTRSGIDSLLSGCSPLNYLNISQCKNAHVYPGGIPAQELKIHSQSKTAFVTAGSYRNIIEIAV from the coding sequence ATGCACACTGCGGTTTACATACTTCTAACGGTTACTAAAAAAAGCCGTCTTAGAAAGAGATTGGGGTACGGAAAAGATAAAATCTATAGTATGGTGCTGATAGGGATAGCTAGACGTGGACTGGGGTTTATACCTGCCAAATCATCACCTTTATCTAATAGGAATTCTAAAATGAGCGAAGAATATGGTAGAGATGATGCAGGTAGGAAGCAGCCAAAGGTAACTAGACAACCCGAGATACGGCGTAAACAAGGAGAAGGAAGAGAAACGGGTAAAAATACAGGTGAACTTGAAGGCAAGTCTAAGAACAACGTCGAATACAGTAATGACATTGATGGAGAGCAAGATAAACGGCCAGGGGAGTTTCTAGATATACTCCACACATTTCCGATATTCAAGCAAGCGCCGGAATCATTTGTGATGAAAATAGTTTCGCAGCTTAGATTTAAGGTTTACAAGCCAAAGGAGTATGTGATTCGGAAGGGAGAACCGTCGGAGTCCATGTATTGGATTATGAGCGGGACTGTTGGCATTAGTGATGGGGAGTCGATACAAGCGGAGCTTGGACGAGGGAGCTTTTTTGGTGAAGTAGGCGTTATATTCAATAGACCGAGGACAGCTACGGTGGTGACGAGAAGTAGAGTTGTGGTGGGAGTATTGGAAAGCGAGGCACTTAGTTTTGTATTACAATATTATCCTTCAATTGAGAGAAAGATCAGGGACGAGGCGCAAGGAAGATTAGCACTGCAAGATAAGAAATGTAAATCTGGAGCATCAAGATGTAATCAGAATAATAGTTACGCCGGAGGGTATCGAGATGAGTTACAGACTGATTCCGTTTTGTCACCCAGATTTCTCAAGGGTTTTTCgctttttcaacaaatgcCTACTTATATTGTTGAGGAATTGCTATCGTACTCCGAGCTTGTGAAGATTCCGCTGTTTGATTATGTTTTTAACGAAGGTGACAATGACCTCGATGTCTATTTCATCGTAAGCGGCAAGGtagaaataattaataaggACTTGAATTCTAAATCTGGCCGCAAATTGACAGTGTTAGAACCAGGCTGTTCATTTGGCATTctatcatttttatcacATTTGAAAGGAAATAAGGGCAGTAGGAGACATGCAAGTGCTATATCAATATCGCCTGTAGAATTGCTTAAGATTCAAAGTTGCAagttaaaattattgtGTAAGcaattttcatttattatAGATGAATTAGAGCATGAAAGCTTAGATAGGACTTTCCTAGTTACTGACAAGAGAACTGATGCAGCTCCTAATAGTCCACCGACCACCAGACTTTCTATTGGCTTTCTCATGAACGAAAACGAAGATAAGTGGTCAGAAGTTAGCAACCATTCTCAGAAAAACTTGAGAATAAAGCTGCTGCTATCATATTCAACATATGGTCCAAGATACCAAAATGTATCGCCGATTTCACCAATTTCCCCCGTGGAAAATATTTACTCATTAACTACGCAATCTCAGAACATAAACACAACAGAACAACAGGTTAATAcaaaaaagagaaaattGTCGACTGAAAAATACCCGCTCGATTTCTTTGAAGCAAGAGCTTCTACAGAGTCGacaaaaaatgaatttgtGGACCATGGTGGTGTGAAATATAGTGACGCTCCCAATgataagaaattgaaactaAACAAAAACGAAAATTCTTTACTAAGTACTGATAAATCGGGGAAAAAGATATTACTGAAGGTGTTCGAATATTTGACCATTCctgaattaatgaaattaagaaTAGTCTGCAAGCAATGGAATGATATATTATCCACTGCGCCAGGATTATGCAACAAGTTGGACTTGACGCCTTGGAATACATCGATTGATGATAAATCgttaatttcaataacgGACTTTGTTGGTGCAAGACCACAGTATATAGATATATCTAATTGCTTCCATGTAACTGATGAGGGTTTTACTTATATGGTTAACGAAATTGGAATCTCGGGAGAAATaaaagatttgaaaatggaaTCCAATTGGGAAATCAGTGGAATGGCTATAATGGATCTAAGTCTGTCAATTGTTGGCAGACATttggaaaaaattgatttagCTAATTGTCGGAAGGTTCGTGATGATGTATTAGAGAGACTTACTGGTTGGAATCCAAGCGagataaatcaaacaaaCAATGGACTGAAAGAGGATGATAAAATGTCAGATGTCGGGTGcaaaaacttgaagatAATTGACGTTGGATATTGTAAACATTTGACGGATAAGATAATGTATCATATATCCCAAAATGCTAATACGAGATTAGAAAGCTTGAATCTCACAAGATGTACTACAATTACTGATCAGGGATTTGAGCATTGGAATAAAAGGAgttttccaaatttgaagaaattatcgTTGAAAGATTGTACATTTTTAActgataaatcaataatctcaattgcaaattcagcaaataatttagaaattttagatttgaaattttgcTGTGCGTTATCAGACGTTTCAATTGATATGTTGTGCTTGGGTTGCCCGAAATTAAAGCATTTAGATTTATCATTCTGTGGAAGTGCAGTTAGTGACTTCTCACTCGTTGCTATTTCATTGCATTTACGGTTCTTagaaagaataattttaaaaggCTGTATTAGAGTTACTAGATCTGGTATAGACTCATTATTAAGTGGTTGCTCTCCGTTGAATTATCTCAACATTAGCCAATGTAAAAATGCTCATGTTTATCCAGGTGGAATACCAGCCCAAGAGTTGAAGATTCATAGCCAATCCAAAACTGCTTTTGTCACTGCTGGATCTTATcgaaatattattgaaattgcGGTTTAA
- a CDS encoding DEHA2B08294p (similar to uniprot|Q04599 Saccharomyces cerevisiae YDR116C MRPL1 Mitochondrial ribosomal protein of the large subunit) has protein sequence MFKLTGYMKPTAILPQAHSYIRFISNSSRLYDASDAKMKKQNRDQQKESKNKLKRMQLVKNKNKQHPELHPLYMDVPTALKYLRAAEVGNPANRTTLSILMTIIPDKGSKPISGSVFLPRPIKDNNMLIFSLEQESLEQAKAKGATVGGLELIEEIKAGNVKLDEFTQCFATPDIVKELKAIARYLGPKNLMPSTKKGTVSEDISKLMEENVGALPFKQRDQHLSIPIGRCDFSDKEILQNLKAASDAIYGCQPPGTKKPNLIGQTCLSSTIGPSLVINFRN, from the coding sequence ATGTTTAAACTCACTGGCTATATGAAGCCTACGGCTATTTTGCCTCAAGCGCATTCATATATACGCTTCATATCGAACTCCTCCAGATTATATGATGCAAGTGATgcaaaaatgaaaaaacAGAACAGAGATCAGCAAAAAGAGTCCAAGAACAAGTTGAAAAGAATGCAATTAGTTAAGAATAAGAATAAGCAACATCCAGAATTACATCCGTTATATATGGATGTACCAACTgcattaaaatatttaaggGCCGCAGAAGTGGGAAACCCAGCAAACAGAACTACTTTAAGTATTTTGATGACTATCATTCCTGATAAAGGTTCTAAACCAATAAGTGGATCCGTCTTCTTACCAAGACCAATAAAGGATAATAATATGTTGATTTTTAGTTTGGAACAGGAATCTTTAGAACAGGCTAAAGCAAAAGGTGCAACTGTTGGTGGtttggaattaattgaagaaataaaagCAGGAAACGTAAAGTTAGATGAGTTTACACAATGTTTCGCTACACCTGATATTGTCAAAGAATTAAAGGCAATTGCGAGATATTTAGGACCTAAGAATTTGATGCCATCTACTAAAAAAGGTACCGTTTCtgaagatatttcaaaattaatggAAGAGAATGTGGGTGCTTTACCTTTCAAACAGAGGGATCAACATTTATCTATACCAATTGGTAGATGTGACTTCAGTGACAAAGAGATTTTACAAAACTTAAAAGCAGCTTCAGATGCAATCTATGGTTGTCAACCTCCTGGAACCAAGAAGCCAAACTTAATTGGTCAAACTTGCTTATCTTCTACTATTGGGCCTTCCTTAGTGattaattttagaaattga
- a CDS encoding DEHA2B08272p (no similarity) has translation MTLNINNSVDSFSSPSTYKRISFSRSRSSVSQLESNFTNVCVDGLSVRVPKCLVQCFEYLQSNGMVEGVFRVNGSVKRISQYFANPNIENWIAANPSPHDISGVIKKYLNYYLYDASVFDEATTREIKNHYVVYMNQISVIDHKDDVSINSFKTAKTSYDCSPLNEFLEKFVQSMISERSQDKNQLFIYIIHNLSLIMDHSMKTKMSSINLAIIFQPYFFDNSDINNIQTLPLLQEILQTLIENSSALINEYSIEVANLHDNNSLMSIDSPITHHGNSTDAYIETETSPVRKRSISNRFSTLLDSYYSPIGNTNPGKPKRFSLSISVDQLSNAKPTEIKSIVPKAVDVKSISMNDVSDSTGFSTVRPTNPAKSDSKSKKSNRKSFISLFRNSSSFSINSDDTKDPIYNHLNDSTDSVLISKNPIVDDQQNFLKRNFSMKMKSKKL, from the coding sequence ATGACattaaatatcaataattcagtGGATTCATTTTCGTCGCCATCTACCTATAAACGAATTTCGTTTTCACGTTCCAGGTCATCTGTATCGCAGTTGGAATCTAATTTTACAAATGTATGCGTTGATGGGCTTAGTGTTAGGGTACCTAAATGCTTAGTCCAATGTTTTGAGTACCTACAGTCTAATGGCATGGTTGAAGGGGTATTTCGGGTCAACGGGTCGGTGAAGAGAATATCACAATACTTCGCCAACCCTAATATTGAGAACTGGATAGCTGCCAATCCCAGTCCTCACGATATTAGTGGAgtgataaaaaaatatttgaattattatttgtatgATGCAAGTGTCTTTGACGAAGCAACCACCAGGGAAATCAAGAACCATTATGTCGTAtatatgaatcaaataCTGGTTATCGATCACAAGGATGATGTGAGTATCAACTCGTTCAAGACTGCGAAGACGTCCTACGACTGTAGTCCTTTGAACGAGtttttggaaaaatttGTCCAGTCGATGATAAGCGAGAGATCGCAAGATAAAAACCAATTATTCATCTACATAATCCATAATTTAAGCTTGATAATGGATCATTCGATGAAAACAAAGATGTCGAGTATAAATTTGGCCATAATATTCCAGCCGtatttttttgataacAGTGATATCAACAATATTCAAACTCTCCCACTCTTACAAGAAATATTGCAAACTTTAATAGAAAATTCATCTGCTCTTATAAATGAGTATTCTATTGAAGTTGCCAATCTTCACGATAACAACTCATTAATGTCTATTGATAGTCCTATAACGCATCACGGGAACAGCACGGATGCTTATATTGAAACTGAAACTTCGCCCGTTAGAAAAAGATCTATTTCAAATAGATTTTCTACGTTACTTGACTCATACTACAGTCCAATTGGAAACACGAATCCGGGAAAGCCAAAGCGTTTCTCATTGTCAATTTCAGTCGACCAGCTTTCTAATGCCAAGCCAACTGAAATTAAGTCAATTGTTCCTAAAGCTGTTGATgttaaatcaatttctaTGAATGATGTAAGTGACTCTACGGGATTTTCTACTGTGCGGCCAACCAATCCTGCTAAGTCTGACTCAAAGTCCAAAAAGTCAAATAGGAAGAgttttatttctttattcaGAAATTCTTCGTCATTCTCCATAAATTCAGATGATACTAAAGATCCAATCtataatcatttgaatGACTCGACAGATAGTGTCTTGATATCCAAAAATCCAATTGTTGACgatcaacaaaattttcttaAGAGGAACTTCTctatgaaaatgaaatcaaagaaattatgA
- a CDS encoding DEHA2B08316p (weakly similar to uniprot|O42839 Schizosaccharomyces pombe cut20 20S cyclosome/APC complex protein cut20): MKSQPFPVIAYNKFIGFADGNILSWCPTMDLLAISMNRMSIWVFRINGERIYSINNKSLILDISWNPNGKFFCVSGIDGYCKIYDSNSGKLINTIDSKQKSINLINWCYHKSVEEPGRFDNLFKVDVLANLPKLSLDNEIFTNNNASNVSNHNNNYQLDEINDTEGLLNFMITIRSHTELSITFNGLFTVDCIKSPEHLKFMCHANNSDLLAQYFLVTNKSDDSSCLLKMSLDIPDSNYLRNYLMEIILQSCKVKSIMNYINEQLVFLNEEVKPLIQLFDRHLSNFKDTLYSNVDLTTNFPTGQESKCKVVNSLFDLLLTGLIPANLKDFWLNQLGERGLKKLSKVCNSIYDLIRKVCFNQLVSSLERLLIILNTLQGLNKWLESMEIGNNGSNGYLGLDLESINSIVALTKNLLKYFYQLIWDINEEQKLFNDFINWVKIGVIDKLAKEDDIDSYYKTLHVNYKTSNLIKYFNEYLFKSKLFNYFEINLPMNEILLQEVVETNLMDKYIELNRFVESNLLCNITDYIKSIVKFDDLVPLNISSTHMEKMKIFNGSDFGIISCINHEESTLSLIKFSLSSSDLQTKIIKLKDPIITYEIINELKILLLIDSSPKYYLESFNFDDVILQDSCPISYASISPINQNVFHSDAINRVSEPKYLAINSDKSRSVGCLLDANKQNYLVFELK, translated from the coding sequence atGAAATCTCAACCATTTCCTGTAATTGCATATAATAAGTTTATAGGCTTTGCTGATGGAAATATTCTAAGTTGGTGTCCTACAATGGATTTGTTAGCCATTTCAATGAATAGAATGTCGATTTGGGTATTCAGAATCAATGGCGAGAGGATTTATTCAATCAATAACAAGTCGCTTATATTGGATATTTCATGGAATCCCAATGGAAAATTCTTTTGTGTGTCTGGTATCGATGGATATTGCAAGATttatgattcaaattcagGCAAATTGATAAACACGATTGATAGTAAAcagaaatcaattaatttaattaattggTGTTATCATAAGTCTGTAGAAGAGCCCGGCAGGTTTGATAATTTGTTTAAGGTAGATGTTTTGGCCAATCTACccaaattatcattagataatgaaatatttactAACAACAATGCATCAAATGTTAGCAAtcacaataataattaccAACTTGACGAAATTAATGATACAGAAGGTTTACTCAACTTCATGATTACAATTAGATCACATACTGAGTTATCGATTACCTTTAATGGCCTTTTTACAGTCGATTGCATTAAAAGTCCTGAACACCTAAAATTTATGTGCCATGCAAACAACTCGGATTTATTAGCCCAGTATTTCCTTGTTACCAATAAAAGTGATGATTCCTCATGTCTACTCAAAATGTCCTTGGATATCCCTGATAGCAATTATCTTCGAAACTATTTGATGGAAATTATACTACAATCATGTAAAgtaaaatcaattatgaattatattaaCGAGCAACTTGTGTTTTTAAATGAGGAAGTAAAGCCgcttattcaattgtttgatCGTcatttatctaattttaaAGATACTTTGTATTCTAATGTTGATTTAACTACAAATTTTCCTACTGGTCAAGAACTGAAATGTAAGGTAGTTAATTCtctatttgatttattattaactgGATTAATACCTGCAAACCTAAAAGACTTTTGGCTAAATCAGTTAGGAGAAAGAGGACTAAAGAAATTGAGTAAGGTATGTAACTCTATCTATGACTTGATAAGAAAAGTCTGTTTCAATCAATTGGTCTCATCATTAGAaagattattgattatCCTAAATACTCTCCAGGGTCTTAATAAATGGCTTGAAAGTATGGAAATTGGTAATAATGGTCTGAATGGTTATCTTGGCTTAGATTTGGAATCtataaattcaatagtTGCGCTTAcgaagaatttattaaaatatttctatcaattgatttggGACATCAACGAAGAGCAAAagttatttaatgattttataaaTTGGGTTAAAATTGGTGTCATTGATAAGCTTGCCAAGGAAGATGATATAGATTCATATTATAAAACCTTGCATGTGAATTACAAAACTTCGAATCTAATCAAGTATTTCAACGAGTATTTGTTTAAGagtaaattattcaattatttcgAAATAAACTTACCAATGAACGAAATTCTACTCCAAGAAGTGGTTGAGACCAATTTAATGGACAAATACATTGAACTAAACAGGTTTGTGGAAAGTAATCTATTATGCAATATCACGGATTATATTAAATCTATTGTGAAATTCGATGATTTAGTTCcattaaatatatcatcaacTCACATGgaaaaaatgaaaatatttaatggATCTGACTTTGGTATTATATCATGTATTAACCATGAAGAATCAACACTATctcttattaaattttcattatcaagtTCGGATTTACAAACGAAGATAATAAAACTAAAAGATCCGATCATTACTTACgaaataattaatgaattaaaaatattattattaattgacTCATCACCAAAGTACTATCTTGAATCATTTAACTTCGATGATGTGATATTACAAGACCTGTGCCCTATTTCTTATGCCTCGATTTCACCAATAAATCAGAATGTATTCCATAGTGATGCAATTAACAGAGTGTCAGAACCAAAATACTTAGCTATAAACTCTGATAAGTCTAGAAGTGTAGGGTGTTTACTCGATGCTAACAAgcaaaattatttagtGTTTGAACTTAAATAA
- a CDS encoding DEHA2B08360p (similar to uniprot|P39012 Saccharomyces cerevisiae YLR088W GAA1 Subunit of the GPI:protein transamidase complex) has translation MALAETILRKLHKSGLVPKIVKLIPVISFLLALSSIAWLFVLPYEGFYRNTYISENALMPGQVTSYFRESEWNIVRGYRGDVHDFEHKPIDERNAIVESWLTDIGLKTSYHTNPKGTNTLYGIMHAPRGDDTESMVLAVPWTTSTGQYNEGGVAISVALLRYFNKMSIWSKNIILVFPEDGHASLRSWVEAYHTSLDRTAGSIEAAIIMEYEGVADYFDYYEINYEGLNGQLPNLDLLNTANTVGHHENLQCSIQSTPANQLSTNTYFSRLRVLFRGILNLALAGLNRNTPGCEAFSGWSIQAFTVKARGTSGPADVTQFGRIVDSTFRSVNNLLEKFHQSFFFYLMLAPNHFVSIGTYLPSAILIAVAFAISSFGCLLNSGLQMSLFLGTFNKLLIFFTSVESVCFTISILLPYLVKLSANEEKLGVNIVLYGLIYNSVAISISPNFNIPSLKKYKLSKELTYMLISMSLFWIALLITTLLIVHFALALSIGFFALPLTFIQPIITNANLKSLGKANNSKYLSKIKVTACLVMSSPIFIIYLIGNVFIHEDQGPTVLMRGLLTSWNELQCWTWFIIILGWLPAWLIIALSCIIGDFEMDQVELNLKKSQ, from the coding sequence ATGGCATTGGCTGAAACCATATTAAGAAAGCTTCACAAGTCTGGGCTTGTGCCTAAGATTGTCAAGTTAATTCCCgtaatttcatttttactTGCTCTTTCGAGTATTGCATGGTTGTTTGTCTTGCCTTATGAAGGGTTTTACAGAAACACGTACATCTCTGAAAATGCATTAATGCCAGGACAGGTTACTTCATATTTTAGAGAAAGTGAATGGAATATAGTTAGAGGCTATAGAGGAGATGTTCATGATTTTGAACATAAGCCAATCGATGAAAGAAATGCCATAGTGGAGTCATGGTTGACAGACATTGGTTTGAAGACATCATACCATACTAATCCAAAAGGTACCAACACATTATATGGTATAATGCATGCACCTAGAGGTGATGATACTGAATCTATGGTATTGGCGGTTCCATGGACGACATCAACTGGCCAATATAACGAAGGTGGTGTGGCAATCAGTGTTGCATTATTGagatattttaataaaatgtCAATATGGTCAAAGAATATCATCCTAGTATTTCCAGAAGATGGACACGCGTCTTTGAGATCATGGGTTGAAGCATATCATACTTCTTTAGATAGGACTGCTGGATCTATTGAGGCTGCTATAATAATGGAATATGAAGGAGTAGCTGATTATTTTGACTATTATGAGATTAATTACGAAGGTTTAAACGGCCAATTGCCTAACttagatttattgaatactgCAAATACTGTAGGACATCATGAAAACCTTCAATGTTCTATTCAATCGACGCCAGCAAACCAATTGCTGACGAATACCTATTTCTCCAGATTGCGTGTTTTGTTCAGAGGTATTTTGAACTTGGCTTTAGCAGGGTTAAATAGGAACACACCTGGATGTGAAGCTTTTTCTGGCTGGCTGATCCAAGCATTTACAGTTAAGGCAAGAGGTACTTCTGGTCCTGCTGACGTTACCCAATTCGGAAGAATAGTTGATTCAACTTTTAGATCAGTAAACAATTTATTGGagaaatttcatcaatCATTCTTTTTCTATTTAATGTTGGCACCTAATCATTTTGTATCAATCGGGACGTACTTGCCATCGGCTATTTTGATTGCAGTTGCGTTTGCTATTAGTTCATTTGGATGTTTATTGAACAGTGGTCTTCAAATGAGTTTATTTTTGGGGacatttaataaattattgatatttttcacCAGTGTGGAAAGTGTATGTTTTactatttcaatattattgcCATATTTGGTTAAATTATCGGCCAATGAAGAGAAATTAGGAGTGAATATTGTCCTATATGGccttatatataatagtGTTGCAATCTCAATTTCACCCAATTTCAACATTCCAagtttgaagaaatataaattaagtAAAGAGTTGACCTATATGTTAATTTCAATGTCATTGTTTTGGATAGCATTGTTGATTACTACTTTGTTAATTGTTCATTTTGCATTAGCCTTATCGATTGGTTTTTTTGCATTACCACTTACGTTTATTCAGCCAATCATTACGAATGCAAACCTTAAGTCATTAGGTAAAGCTAATAACAGTAagtatttatcaaagattaAAGTTACTGCATGTCTAGTTATGTCAAGTCcaattttcatcatttatttgattgGTAACGTTTTTATTCATGAAGATCAAGGTCCTACAGTATTAATGAGGGGCTTATTAACTTCGTGGAATGAATTACAATGCTGGACTTGgtttataataatattgggATGGTTACCTGCTTGGTTAATTATTGCATTAAGTTGTATCATAggtgattttgaaatggACCAAGTTGAATTGAATCTCAAAAAGTCacaataa
- a CDS encoding DEHA2B08338p (no similarity), whose amino-acid sequence MGLSIRQYYKQICRRIHRLPLDCKTIERFQLYCKSKFVTPLKKGQYQHSSIDKRSYDKGIKILDDVLVSENYESLNVILDFIYKETSPQPSWISGFMKYKYTAFKPYWPQVHLLNELTTTPKQSKLYEESLQRDKDADLSLSDYFGIKPDSVDIGLRPLKSTTGDKTSPVSTIMSEFKKLHSFLYKNQEKLTHLKMQSLEVTYPTNRFALPIHVTQRDNLLRSKINYAKNLTTEFRPICEDSLNHLIKFAVSKPGNTGGNGAYKINGNFYKYMIRKHNYENVNLNPLHRKHLRSKQLIPNDNNIRKYMREYVRKQFYYDSNLKTYKMSWMQNFYENEKRIIPDIEIPRP is encoded by the coding sequence ATGGGACTTAGTATACGACAATATTACAAACAGATATGTCGACGCATACATAGACTCCCACTCGATTGTAAAACAATTGAACGTTTCCAACTATACTGCAAAAGTAAGTTCGTAACTCCATTAAAGAAAGGTCAGTATCAGCACAGCTCTATCGACAAGAGATCGTACGATAAAGGCATAAAAATACTAGATGATGTATTAGTCAGTGAAAATTACGAGTCTCTTAATGTCATATTAGATTTCATTTATAAGGAAACATCACCTCAACCATCATGGATTTCTGGTTTTATGAAATATAAGTATACAGCATTTAAGCCATATTGGCCACAGGTGCATTTGCTTAACGAATTGACTACTACACCAAAACAATCTAAGCTTTATGAAGAAAGTTTGCAGAGAGATAAGGATGCAGACTTATCATTGTCGGattattttggaattaaaCCCGACTCAGTTGATATAGGTCTAAGGCCGCTAAAGTCGACTACTGGTGATAAGACTTCACCAGTAAGTACGATTATGCTGGAGTTCAAAAAACTTCATTCATTCTTATATAAAAACCAAGAAAAACTAACTCATTTGAAGATGCAATCATTAGAGGTGACGTATCCTACTAACAGGTTTGCATTACCAATCCATGTAACGCAGCGAGATAATTTATTGAGACTGAAAATAAACTACGCAAAGAACCTTACTACAGAATTCAGGCCTATATGTGAAGATTCtttgaatcatttaattaaatttgctGTACTGAAGCCAGGGAATACTGGGGGGAATGGTGCTTATAAAATAAATGGAAATTTCTATAAGTATATGATTCGAAAGCATAACTATGAAAATGTAAATTTAAATCCTCTTCACAGGAAACATCTCAGAAGTAAACAATTGATTCCGAATGATAacaatattagaaaatatatgaGAGAATATGTTAGGAAGCAATTCTATTATGATTCTAATTTAAAGACTTATAAAATGAGTTGGATGCAAAATttttatgaaaatgaaaaaagaattatacCAGATATCGAGATACCACGGCCTTGA